In the Helianthus annuus cultivar XRQ/B chromosome 11, HanXRQr2.0-SUNRISE, whole genome shotgun sequence genome, one interval contains:
- the LOC110937106 gene encoding uncharacterized protein LOC110937106, with translation MVLALIEIVDNIKCVAKGVSPLGKKCTDPVYRNLDHVFDNPTEIDGNCCGWEYKLKKMEKRVKKMKRFDAVMLQLCEELEVLSELENGLKRLQDNNSNQMKLNEFEKKVVRQREEVNGLREMSAWVRTYDYTVRLLLRSLFTIVERVKVVFGISTKFVIPGVNDFHDGRRLIRSTSISALSSYPAKNSIHRSLSNLRYKQRKSLHMHHRSSVFCGTQTPVTTKSLTQIGLSKKCMTPDLDSPKVNVTIENAVNIVLIPHKGLSKGQNGRKPTLGDAALALHYANVIIFNERLAISPHFISPESREDLYHMLNHTYQELT, from the exons ATGGTGCTTGCATTAATCGAGATCGTTGACAACATTAAATGTGTCGCGAAAGGTGTTTCTCCGCTCGGGAAAAAGTGCACGGATCCGGTTTATCGTAATCTTGATCATGTTTTCGATAATCCGACCGAGATTGACGGTAATTGTTGCGGGTGGGAGTATAAGTTAAAGAAAATGGAGAAACGGGTTAAGAAAATGAAGAGATTCGATGCGGTTATGTTACAGTTATGCGAAGAACTCGAAGTGTTATCCGAGCTCGAGAATGGTTTAAAACGATTGCAAGATaacaactcaaatcaaatgaagTTAAACGAATTTGAGAAGAAAGTCGTGAGGCAACGCGAAGAAGTCAACGGTTTGCGAGAAATGTCTGCATGGGTTCGTACGTATGACTACACTGTCAGGTTACTGTTAAGATCGCTTTTCACAATAGTCGAACGGGTGAAGGTTGTTTTCGGAATTTCAACCAAGTTCGTTATCCCGGGAGTAAACGATTTCCACGATGGACGACGTTTGATTCGCAGTACTTCCATTTCTGCCCTTTCGAGTTATCCGGCAAAAAACTCGATTCATAGATCATTATCGAATCTCAGATACAAACAAAGAAAGAGTCTTCATATGCACCATCGTTCAAGTGTCTTTTGTGGG ACCCAAACGCCAGTGACGACAAAAAGTTTGACTCAAATTGGACTTTCGAAAAAATGCATGACGCCTGATCTTGACTCACCAAAAGTCAACGTTACAATTGAAAACGCTGTTAACATCGTATTAATTCCCCATAAAGGATTATCAAAGGGGCAAAACGGTCGAAAACCGACACTTGGTGATGCGGCTTTAGCTCTTCATTACGCAAACGTAATCATATTTAACGAGCGATTAGCTATATCGCCTCACTTCATCAGCCCCGAGTCACGTGAAGATTTATATCACATGTTAAACCACACGTATCAAGAACTCACTTAG